A genomic segment from Actinoplanes sichuanensis encodes:
- a CDS encoding response regulator transcription factor, with protein MRILLVEDDRRVGAVMTSMLQRRGYAVEHAATATAALEAAPCDLVLLDLNLPDGDGLDVCRTLRARNENLGIIAVTARGEERDRVTGLRVGADDYVVKPFSMAELQARIEALLRRTVRQAPVAVEAIEVGPVRIDPAARTVEMNGVPVMLTRKEFDILSSLARQPGVALTRERIMLDVWQTTWSGKHTLEVHVASLRAKLGDPGLVETVRGVGYRLRTT; from the coding sequence ATGCGGATATTGCTCGTGGAGGACGACCGCCGGGTCGGGGCGGTGATGACCTCGATGCTGCAGCGGCGGGGCTACGCGGTGGAGCACGCCGCCACCGCCACCGCGGCGCTCGAGGCGGCACCCTGCGACCTCGTGCTGCTCGACCTGAACCTGCCGGACGGCGACGGCCTCGACGTGTGCCGGACGCTGCGGGCCCGTAACGAGAACCTGGGGATCATCGCGGTCACCGCGCGCGGTGAGGAACGCGACCGGGTGACCGGGCTGCGGGTCGGCGCCGACGACTACGTGGTCAAGCCGTTCTCGATGGCCGAGCTCCAAGCCCGGATCGAGGCACTGCTGCGGCGGACCGTGCGACAGGCCCCGGTGGCCGTCGAGGCGATCGAGGTGGGCCCGGTACGGATCGATCCGGCGGCCCGGACCGTCGAGATGAACGGTGTGCCGGTGATGCTGACCCGCAAGGAGTTCGACATCCTCAGCTCACTGGCCCGGCAGCCGGGGGTGGCGCTGACCCGCGAGCGGATCATGCTGGACGTGTGGCAGACCACCTGGTCCGGCAAACACACCCTGGAAGTGCACGTGGCGTCGCTGCGGGCGAAACTCGGCGATCCCGGGCTGGTGGAGACCGTCCGCGGTGTGGGCTACCGTTTGCGCACTACATGA
- a CDS encoding sensor histidine kinase, with protein MRRRLVVTYLLLLCMVLLALEIPLAVTVASRETDRAVADRLADATRFASLAAPAVRSGDLAALNDELRRYQELYGIGTLLVDQDQRVLSAFGTAPAAPAVAVRGALAGHQVSSPGTLWPWEREPLMVAVPISDGGAVLGVVLTVSPTDRSRRDVLIVWLVLTLVGVLAVASCLTTADRLASWVLRPVTRLDAAAHEIAGGDSAARVQPGLGPPELRRLSASFNEMADAVAEAMERQRSFVAHASHQLRNPLTVLRLRIEDLGSRVDDEELREDREFALEETDRLADVLDGLLALARAERGRHQVETADATALTADRVKAWQPLAERRDVELVAELPAEPVPTRLVATALDQALDALIDNALKFTPAGGRVAVRLRSAEDGDAEVTVRDTGPGMTEEQCRQATERFWRAPDAQNVDGAGLGLSIVNVLVEASGGRFTLAPAEEGGLAATIRFRA; from the coding sequence GTGCGCAGGCGGCTGGTGGTCACCTACCTGCTGCTGCTCTGCATGGTGCTGCTGGCCCTGGAGATCCCGCTCGCCGTCACCGTCGCCAGCCGGGAGACCGACCGGGCGGTCGCCGACCGGCTGGCTGACGCGACCCGGTTCGCGTCGCTGGCGGCGCCCGCGGTGCGCAGCGGCGACCTCGCCGCGCTCAACGACGAGTTACGCCGCTACCAGGAGCTCTACGGCATCGGCACGCTCCTGGTCGACCAAGACCAGCGGGTGCTCAGCGCGTTCGGCACGGCACCGGCGGCGCCCGCGGTCGCGGTCCGTGGGGCGCTCGCCGGGCACCAGGTGAGCTCGCCGGGCACGCTGTGGCCGTGGGAGCGGGAGCCGCTGATGGTGGCGGTGCCGATCAGTGACGGCGGCGCGGTGCTGGGTGTGGTGCTGACCGTCTCGCCGACCGACCGCAGCCGCCGCGACGTGCTGATCGTGTGGCTGGTGCTGACCCTGGTCGGGGTGCTGGCGGTGGCCTCCTGCCTGACCACCGCGGACCGGCTGGCCAGCTGGGTGCTGCGCCCGGTGACCAGGCTGGACGCGGCCGCGCACGAGATCGCCGGCGGGGACAGCGCGGCCCGGGTGCAGCCCGGCCTGGGGCCGCCCGAGCTGCGGCGGTTGTCGGCGAGTTTCAACGAGATGGCCGACGCGGTCGCCGAGGCGATGGAGCGCCAGCGATCGTTCGTCGCGCACGCCAGCCACCAGCTGCGCAACCCGCTGACCGTGCTGCGGCTGCGGATCGAGGACCTGGGCAGCCGGGTCGACGACGAGGAGCTGCGCGAGGACCGCGAGTTCGCCCTGGAGGAGACCGACCGGCTGGCCGACGTGCTGGACGGGCTGCTCGCGCTGGCCCGCGCCGAACGCGGTCGGCACCAGGTGGAGACGGCCGACGCGACGGCGCTGACCGCGGACCGGGTGAAGGCGTGGCAGCCGCTGGCCGAGCGGCGCGACGTCGAGCTGGTCGCCGAGCTGCCCGCGGAGCCGGTGCCGACCCGGCTGGTCGCGACCGCTCTCGATCAGGCGCTCGACGCGCTGATCGACAACGCCCTCAAATTCACTCCGGCCGGTGGCCGGGTGGCGGTCCGGTTGCGGTCCGCCGAGGACGGCGATGCCGAGGTGACGGTACGCGACACCGGCCCCGGAATGACCGAGGAGCAGTGCCGGCAGGCCACCGAACGGTTCTGGCGGGCCCCCGACGCGCAGAACGTGGACGGCGCCGGACTCGGCCTGTCGATCGTGAACGTGCTGGTCGAGGCGTCCGGCGGCCGGTTCACGCTGGCCCCCGCCGAGGAGGGCGGCCTGGCCGCGACGATCCGGTTCAGGGCTTGA
- a CDS encoding TAXI family TRAP transporter solute-binding subunit, which produces MALAGLVTLLVVTGCGRDAAEDRQVRIATGSPTAVYYAIGTAFSGIVDRELPGTDASVLATAASKANMDLVAGGQAEVGFAQSDVLVTGGAPAPGLVALARVYDDLLHLVVRADSPVKGLAGLRGKRVSVGATGSGTTVTVGRLLSVAGMSGTVQRRDLGLDDSIRALERGEIDAFFFSGGLPVTGIKRLGSQVGIRIVDLSEWAGELRKAYSDVYVVRDVPTSAYSLPPVATIAVPNLLVVSEKMPEDLAYDLTRLLMERRGELAAAHPAAERLELRAAISTLPVPLHPGAARYYRSVKP; this is translated from the coding sequence ATGGCGCTTGCCGGGCTGGTCACGCTACTCGTCGTCACAGGCTGTGGCCGTGACGCTGCGGAGGATCGCCAGGTACGGATCGCCACCGGCAGCCCGACCGCGGTCTACTACGCGATCGGCACCGCGTTCAGCGGCATCGTCGACCGGGAGCTGCCGGGCACCGACGCCAGCGTGCTGGCCACCGCCGCGTCCAAGGCGAACATGGACCTGGTCGCCGGCGGGCAGGCCGAGGTCGGGTTCGCCCAGTCCGATGTGCTGGTCACCGGCGGCGCCCCGGCCCCCGGGCTGGTCGCGCTGGCCCGGGTCTACGACGACCTGCTGCACCTGGTGGTCCGCGCGGACAGCCCGGTCAAGGGCCTGGCCGGGTTGCGGGGTAAACGGGTCTCGGTCGGCGCCACCGGCTCCGGCACCACGGTGACCGTCGGCCGGCTGCTCTCGGTGGCCGGTATGTCGGGTACCGTGCAGCGCCGTGACCTGGGCCTCGACGACTCGATCCGGGCGCTGGAGCGCGGTGAGATCGACGCGTTCTTCTTCTCCGGCGGGCTGCCGGTCACCGGGATCAAACGGCTCGGCTCCCAGGTCGGCATCCGGATCGTCGACCTGTCCGAATGGGCCGGTGAGCTGCGCAAGGCCTACAGCGACGTGTACGTGGTCCGGGACGTGCCGACCTCCGCCTACTCGCTGCCGCCGGTGGCCACGATCGCGGTCCCGAACCTGCTCGTCGTCTCCGAGAAGATGCCCGAGGACCTGGCGTACGACCTGACCCGTCTGCTGATGGAGCGGCGCGGGGAGCTGGCCGCCGCCCACCCGGCCGCCGAGCGCCTGGAGCTGCGGGCCGCGATCTCCACCCTGCCGGTACCGCTGCATCCGGGGGCGGCCCGCTACTACCGCAGCGTCAAGCCCTGA
- a CDS encoding alpha-amylase family protein — translation MTGWPTAPAIYEIGTWPWLAGLSRRYGRAVTLATVPGEVWDEVAAPGVDAVWLMGVWERSPAGLAVARTNESLQRAFRAALPDLADDDVVGSPYCVRGYRVDDRLGGPAGLATARAELNRRGLKLILDYVPNHVAPDHPATVDHPNWFIQGGPADLAADPGAWFEAAGRVLAFGRDPFFPPWPDVAQLNAFDEGLREATVATLTWIGEQCDGVRCDMAMLVVNDIFAGTWGAYAGAVPAAEFWPPIIERVKAAHPGLVLIAEAYWDTEWTLQRQGFDFCYDKRLYDRLIHEDAESLRKHLVADRGYQDGLLRFTENHDEPRAAASMPAGRRRAAAVAIATLPGATLWHDGQFEGRRTHLSVFLGRYPDEPADPELRSFHRRLLSIAPGVRRGEWRLLDTRGWPDNPSHRDVVAWSWHEGTARRLVVVNFGDQSAQARVTLPWPGLSGRSWELTDLLDGRVFDRDGDELSGEGLFVDLPPWGTHVLTVEPA, via the coding sequence ATGACCGGGTGGCCGACGGCACCGGCGATCTACGAGATCGGCACGTGGCCGTGGCTGGCCGGGCTCAGCCGGCGCTACGGCCGTGCGGTGACCCTGGCGACGGTGCCGGGCGAGGTGTGGGACGAGGTCGCCGCGCCCGGCGTCGACGCGGTCTGGCTGATGGGCGTCTGGGAGCGCAGCCCGGCCGGTCTCGCGGTGGCCCGGACGAACGAGTCGTTGCAGCGCGCCTTCCGGGCCGCGCTGCCCGACCTGGCCGACGACGACGTGGTCGGCTCGCCGTACTGCGTGCGCGGCTACCGGGTCGACGACCGGCTGGGCGGTCCGGCCGGGCTGGCCACAGCCCGGGCCGAACTGAATCGGCGCGGCCTGAAACTGATCCTCGACTACGTGCCCAACCACGTCGCCCCGGATCATCCGGCGACCGTCGATCACCCGAACTGGTTCATCCAGGGCGGCCCGGCCGACCTGGCCGCCGACCCCGGTGCCTGGTTCGAGGCGGCCGGTCGGGTGCTGGCGTTCGGCCGTGACCCGTTCTTTCCGCCGTGGCCCGACGTCGCCCAGCTCAACGCGTTCGACGAGGGGCTGCGCGAGGCGACCGTCGCCACCCTGACCTGGATCGGCGAGCAGTGCGACGGTGTCCGCTGCGACATGGCGATGCTGGTCGTCAACGACATCTTCGCCGGCACCTGGGGGGCGTATGCGGGGGCGGTCCCGGCCGCCGAGTTCTGGCCGCCGATCATCGAGCGGGTCAAGGCCGCCCACCCGGGGCTGGTGCTGATCGCCGAGGCGTACTGGGACACCGAGTGGACGCTCCAGCGGCAGGGTTTCGACTTCTGCTACGACAAGCGCCTCTACGACCGGCTCATCCACGAGGACGCCGAGTCGCTGCGCAAGCACCTGGTCGCCGACCGGGGCTACCAGGACGGGCTGCTGCGGTTCACCGAGAACCACGACGAGCCGCGGGCCGCCGCGAGCATGCCGGCCGGTCGTCGCCGGGCCGCCGCGGTGGCCATCGCCACGCTGCCCGGCGCCACCCTCTGGCACGACGGCCAGTTCGAGGGCCGGCGTACGCATCTGTCGGTCTTCCTCGGCCGGTACCCGGACGAGCCGGCCGACCCGGAGCTGCGTTCCTTCCACCGGCGGCTGCTGTCGATCGCCCCGGGCGTGCGCCGCGGCGAGTGGCGGCTGCTCGACACCCGTGGCTGGCCGGACAACCCGTCGCACCGGGACGTGGTCGCCTGGTCCTGGCACGAGGGGACGGCCCGGCGGCTGGTCGTGGTCAACTTCGGCGACCAGTCGGCCCAGGCGCGGGTCACGCTGCCGTGGCCGGGCCTGTCCGGCCGGTCGTGGGAGCTGACCGACCTGCTGGACGGCCGGGTCTTCGACCGGGACGGCGATGAGCTGTCCGGCGAGGGCCTCTTCGTGGATCTGCCGCCGTGGGGCACCCACGTCCTGACCGTGGAGCCGGCCTGA
- a CDS encoding pyridoxal phosphate-dependent aminotransferase, which yields MARTGIDTSILHKGSHSASFFDVSRAAGEGVEIVDFCIPCNPYFPTPEMFDELTRDLKSILKYYPSDSSTITKKLAGVLGLHPQTVAMANGSTELITWIDHLLIKESVAIPIPTFGRWTDQPMETGKRVDMFPLQERDGFRLDLEEYVQFIRERKSRVAVVCNVNNPDGHYIPRRDVIRFMDALSDLDLVVVDESFIDFSDAERYPSVGPDAVIRPNAVVLKSLGKNFGLHGIRFGYMLANPAIAGKIAKMLPKWNLNSLAEKVVHMISDHEMEYEESLRLLSRDRRSMGRELQRIQGLTVFPSQGNFFLVKLPNEWSGVALRDYLVANHGIMTRECGNKLGMTSQFMRLVVRPAGDVDRLVDGMLDYAQRFHTRSVYDTDPLESTPRARWADAAYDDQPDSLIQYPSQRSGNDYTARRAAVG from the coding sequence GTGGCGCGGACCGGTATCGATACGTCGATCCTGCACAAGGGCTCACACAGCGCATCGTTCTTCGACGTGTCACGAGCCGCGGGAGAGGGCGTCGAGATCGTCGACTTCTGCATCCCGTGCAACCCGTACTTCCCCACCCCGGAGATGTTCGACGAGCTGACCCGGGACCTGAAGAGCATCCTCAAGTACTACCCGAGCGACTCGTCGACGATCACCAAGAAGCTGGCCGGCGTGCTCGGCCTGCACCCGCAGACGGTGGCGATGGCGAACGGCTCGACCGAGCTGATCACCTGGATCGACCACCTGCTGATCAAGGAGAGCGTGGCGATCCCGATCCCGACCTTCGGCCGGTGGACCGACCAGCCGATGGAGACCGGCAAGCGGGTCGACATGTTCCCCCTCCAGGAGCGCGACGGGTTCCGCCTCGACCTGGAGGAGTACGTCCAGTTCATCCGGGAGCGCAAGTCCCGGGTCGCGGTGGTCTGCAACGTGAACAACCCGGACGGCCACTACATCCCGCGGCGTGACGTGATCCGGTTCATGGACGCGCTCAGCGACCTGGACCTGGTCGTCGTCGACGAATCGTTCATCGACTTCTCCGACGCCGAGCGCTACCCCTCGGTCGGCCCGGACGCGGTGATCCGCCCGAACGCGGTGGTGCTCAAGAGCCTCGGCAAGAACTTCGGCCTGCACGGCATCCGGTTCGGCTACATGCTGGCCAACCCGGCGATCGCCGGGAAGATCGCGAAGATGCTGCCCAAGTGGAACCTGAACTCGCTCGCCGAGAAGGTCGTCCACATGATCTCCGACCACGAGATGGAGTACGAGGAGAGCCTGCGCCTGCTCAGCCGGGACCGCCGGTCGATGGGCCGGGAGCTGCAGCGCATCCAGGGCCTGACGGTCTTCCCGTCACAGGGCAACTTCTTCCTGGTCAAGCTGCCGAACGAGTGGTCCGGTGTGGCGCTGCGCGACTATCTGGTCGCCAACCACGGCATCATGACCCGTGAGTGCGGCAACAAGCTCGGCATGACCAGCCAGTTCATGCGTCTCGTGGTACGGCCGGCCGGTGACGTGGACCGGCTGGTCGACGGCATGCTCGACTACGCGCAGCGGTTCCACACCCGGTCGGTCTACGACACCGACCCGCTGGAGAGCACCCCGCGGGCACGCTGGGCCGACGCGGCCTACGACGACCAGCCGGACAGCCTGATCCAGTACCCGAGCCAGCGCTCCGGCAACGACTACACCGCACGCCGCGCCGCGGTGGGCTGA
- a CDS encoding ATP-binding protein translates to MTYRGSLARTGMFAVAYLIAVWAGRLTVMDETNLSMVWPAAGVAVVWFCAQREAPARWADVAALAVITLVVNTATGATPMMAMVFVSANLVQVAVFLHLLARWRPELRPDSGLHSPRDLWALLAAAAASTVAGAAAGPTGMWLLTGRHSWAATLVWLSRNTAAILLIGAVGLCAAQAVTRFRERYGTPLGWWRATPRVRLVEYAALVLCSSAGYLAGFALGRGLPIAFALIAVTVWAGTRFPTPLVVLHDLAAGTMAVLFTLNGYGPFATIPEPAARACVAQLYVAMVAVIGLALALGRDERHVLMTDLAAEKAELAAEREQASQRAELLRAIIDSTTDGLAVIGSDRRVVLRNPAADGLLADGPTGDFEEIFTRALAGEEVPETDVLVRRPGASAGQIVCVRTAAVRDPDGTRRVVFLFHDVTSERRHRDELAGFAGVVAHDLLNPVTAVEGWTETAAEAVERLPRTPEAGLALDALGRVDRAAGRMRSLIGGLLAYTTARDATVASVSVDLGQMVSEVTVARLDAAIAAGLPAPRFTVADLPPVQADPVLLRQLLDNLIGNAVKYTARGVTPALTVTATRTGDMVLVCVADNGIGIPAGQHDEIFGNFHRAHSTLGYAGTGLGLGICKRIVERHGGTISATDNPGGGSRFEFSVPAAGVDRQPVADSTQLR, encoded by the coding sequence ATGACGTACCGCGGATCGCTGGCTCGGACCGGCATGTTCGCGGTCGCCTACCTGATCGCGGTCTGGGCCGGCCGTCTCACCGTGATGGACGAGACCAACCTCAGCATGGTATGGCCGGCCGCCGGGGTCGCGGTCGTCTGGTTCTGCGCTCAGCGGGAGGCGCCCGCCCGCTGGGCCGACGTCGCCGCGCTCGCCGTGATCACCCTGGTGGTGAACACGGCGACCGGCGCGACACCGATGATGGCGATGGTCTTCGTCAGCGCCAACCTGGTCCAGGTGGCGGTCTTCCTGCATCTGCTGGCCCGCTGGCGGCCGGAGCTGAGACCCGACTCCGGCCTGCACAGCCCCCGCGACCTGTGGGCGCTGCTGGCCGCCGCGGCCGCCTCGACGGTGGCCGGCGCCGCGGCCGGGCCGACCGGGATGTGGCTGCTCACCGGACGGCACTCGTGGGCGGCCACGCTCGTCTGGCTGTCCCGCAACACCGCGGCCATCCTGCTGATCGGTGCGGTCGGGCTGTGCGCCGCGCAGGCGGTCACCCGGTTCCGGGAGCGGTACGGCACCCCGCTCGGCTGGTGGCGGGCCACTCCGCGGGTGCGCCTGGTCGAGTACGCCGCCCTGGTGCTCTGCTCGTCTGCCGGTTACCTGGCCGGGTTCGCCCTGGGCCGGGGCCTGCCGATCGCGTTCGCGCTGATCGCCGTGACGGTGTGGGCCGGCACCCGGTTCCCCACCCCGCTGGTGGTGCTGCACGACCTGGCCGCCGGCACCATGGCGGTGCTCTTCACGCTGAACGGGTACGGGCCGTTCGCGACGATCCCCGAACCGGCCGCCCGGGCCTGTGTCGCCCAGCTCTACGTCGCGATGGTGGCGGTGATCGGGCTGGCCCTGGCTCTCGGCCGCGACGAGCGCCACGTCCTGATGACCGACCTGGCCGCCGAGAAGGCGGAGCTGGCCGCCGAGCGGGAGCAGGCGTCGCAGCGGGCCGAGCTGCTGCGGGCGATCATCGACTCGACCACCGACGGGCTGGCCGTGATCGGCTCGGACCGGCGGGTGGTGCTCCGCAACCCGGCCGCCGACGGGCTGCTCGCCGACGGTCCGACGGGCGACTTCGAGGAGATCTTCACCCGGGCGTTGGCCGGCGAGGAGGTCCCGGAGACCGACGTGCTGGTCCGCCGGCCGGGCGCGTCGGCCGGACAGATCGTCTGCGTCCGGACCGCGGCGGTACGCGACCCGGACGGCACACGTCGGGTGGTGTTCCTGTTCCACGACGTCACCTCCGAGCGCCGGCATCGAGACGAGCTCGCCGGGTTCGCCGGGGTGGTGGCGCACGACCTGCTCAACCCGGTGACCGCGGTCGAGGGCTGGACCGAGACGGCCGCCGAGGCGGTCGAGCGGCTGCCCCGGACCCCGGAGGCGGGGCTGGCGCTGGACGCCCTGGGACGGGTGGACCGGGCCGCCGGGCGGATGCGGTCGCTGATCGGTGGGCTGCTCGCCTACACCACGGCCCGGGACGCGACCGTCGCGTCGGTGTCCGTCGACCTGGGCCAGATGGTCTCCGAGGTGACCGTGGCCCGACTCGACGCGGCCATCGCGGCGGGCCTGCCGGCGCCCCGGTTCACGGTGGCCGACCTGCCGCCGGTGCAGGCCGACCCGGTGCTGCTGCGGCAATTGCTGGACAACCTGATCGGCAACGCCGTCAAGTACACCGCGCGGGGCGTGACACCGGCACTGACCGTGACCGCCACCCGGACCGGCGACATGGTGCTGGTGTGCGTCGCGGACAACGGCATCGGCATCCCGGCCGGGCAGCACGACGAGATCTTCGGCAACTTCCACCGGGCACATTCCACGCTCGGCTACGCCGGGACCGGTCTCGGGCTGGGCATCTGCAAACGGATCGTGGAACGGCACGGCGGGACGATCTCCGCGACCGACAATCCGGGCGGTGGATCGCGGTTCGAGTTCTCGGTACCGGCCGCCGGGGTGGACCGCCAACCCGTCGCGGATTCCACTCAGCTCCGATGA
- a CDS encoding GAF domain-containing sensor histidine kinase has product MEHNPRDEDERARLSAVRSYEVLDRPRPAALDDLTRLAASMFDTPMAAVSLVDRDRQWFAGSHGLADEQTPLDVSFCKHVVPAGRPLIVPDATRDSRFAGLPNVVGNPNIRFYAGAPIVDEDGHTLGAMCVIDDRPREVDDKQVRNLVTFAGQAAVHLTAIRNRLRMADLGDELARTSKREDDLVATITHELRTPVASIQGYLEILGDQDDLAPYRRLIEPIHRNGERLVSMVDHLLAGTRPAEAPLPAPVAPVGLDTVVAAAVTGNRPLIALRAETVRLRCDAEVPVRADLSRLAHALSQLMRNALLFTPADRPITIVTGAVPRPFVEISDNGIGIPAEELPYVFDRFYRGRYARDQAVPGVGLGLTIARNIIEAHHGTVTVDSGDAGTTARVALPAAA; this is encoded by the coding sequence GTGGAGCACAATCCCCGGGACGAGGACGAGCGGGCCCGGCTGTCCGCCGTGCGGTCGTACGAGGTGCTCGACCGGCCCCGGCCGGCCGCTCTCGACGATCTGACCCGGTTGGCCGCGTCGATGTTCGACACTCCCATGGCGGCGGTCTCCCTGGTCGACCGGGACCGGCAGTGGTTCGCCGGCAGTCACGGACTCGCCGACGAGCAGACCCCCCTGGACGTGTCGTTCTGCAAGCACGTCGTCCCGGCCGGTCGGCCGCTGATCGTCCCGGACGCCACTCGCGACAGCCGCTTCGCCGGTCTGCCGAACGTGGTCGGCAACCCGAACATCAGGTTCTACGCCGGCGCACCGATCGTCGACGAGGACGGGCACACCCTCGGCGCGATGTGCGTGATCGACGACCGGCCCCGCGAGGTCGACGACAAACAGGTCCGCAACCTGGTCACCTTCGCCGGGCAGGCGGCGGTGCACCTGACCGCGATCCGCAACCGTCTGCGGATGGCCGACCTCGGCGACGAGCTGGCCCGGACCTCGAAACGCGAGGACGACCTGGTCGCCACGATCACCCACGAGTTGCGTACGCCGGTCGCGTCCATCCAGGGCTATCTGGAGATCCTCGGCGACCAGGACGACCTGGCGCCCTACCGGCGGCTGATCGAGCCGATCCACCGCAACGGCGAACGTCTCGTGTCGATGGTCGACCACCTGCTCGCCGGTACCCGGCCGGCCGAGGCTCCGCTGCCCGCCCCGGTCGCGCCGGTCGGCTTGGACACCGTGGTCGCGGCGGCGGTCACCGGCAATCGTCCGCTCATCGCGTTGCGCGCGGAGACCGTACGACTGCGATGCGACGCCGAAGTGCCGGTCCGCGCCGACCTCTCCCGCCTGGCGCACGCCCTGTCGCAGTTGATGCGCAACGCGCTGCTCTTCACCCCGGCCGACCGTCCGATCACGATCGTCACCGGCGCCGTGCCGCGCCCGTTCGTGGAGATCAGCGACAACGGCATCGGCATCCCGGCCGAGGAGCTGCCATACGTCTTCGATCGTTTTTATCGCGGGCGGTACGCCCGGGACCAGGCCGTTCCCGGTGTCGGTCTGGGCCTGACGATCGCCCGCAACATCATCGAGGCGCACCACGGAACGGTGACCGTGGACAGCGGCGACGCCGGAACGACGGCCCGGGTCGCTCTGCCCGCCGCCGCGTAG
- a CDS encoding ATP-binding protein — protein MRLPMAVPPVVGYAALHLIAVLAGAGTTLGDPGEPMIWPACGVAAMWLVMSGESRWRWAATGAVGLFTTAGLAVTGTGLGLALLEGVVAMLGAVVFAIAVARRLPGLQPSATGGRPLSSLSDLWGLLLCAGLASLVGNLLRVAGDLVLDGERMFSVTGTAALFLRDVVAVLVFGSATRLLGGILDGDRNRLLEGAAVFAVSAAAYWAVFSSQEDLPIGFVLIPLTVWAAIRLPTPMVVLHAVVFDCAALLWTVSGHGPYAVVADVELRAMLIQLYAGILACVGLSLAFSHDERDHLIERLRVSEQEAIDKATMMTTVVNSMTEGLAILDHTGRLVLRNPAAGRLLGSASAVTGEVALGSDHGFFQPDGSPLADTELPHVRVLAGQDVEPMDVLVRNSAVPEGRVVRFNAARLALGTGPYHVVVVFHDVTADRRHRDELMSFAGRVAHDLLNPLTTIEGWAEVLEQELAGYRPAERVERIQRAAARMRTFLNGLLAYTAARDGKLMPTTINMALLVGDIINSRLDQAESVGAAPPYFEVGRLDPVEADPVLLRQLLENLIDNSLRTMAPGVAPYLAISCQPAPNGLLRIDILDNSLGIPPGTRHEVFTNFHREKGSTNSNGLELAVCKRIVERHGGTIEATANPYGQGTRMSFTLPMGRSAYARALAPTR, from the coding sequence ATGAGACTTCCGATGGCCGTACCGCCCGTTGTCGGCTACGCGGCGCTTCATCTGATCGCCGTGCTGGCCGGTGCCGGAACGACACTCGGCGATCCCGGCGAGCCGATGATCTGGCCGGCCTGCGGCGTCGCGGCGATGTGGCTGGTGATGAGCGGGGAGTCCCGGTGGCGGTGGGCCGCGACCGGCGCCGTCGGGCTGTTCACCACGGCCGGGCTCGCCGTCACCGGCACCGGTCTCGGCCTCGCCCTGCTGGAGGGCGTGGTGGCGATGCTGGGCGCGGTGGTCTTCGCGATCGCGGTGGCCCGCCGGCTGCCCGGCCTGCAGCCCTCCGCGACCGGTGGCCGGCCGCTGTCCAGCCTCTCCGATCTGTGGGGCCTGCTGCTCTGCGCCGGCCTCGCCTCGCTGGTCGGGAACCTGCTGCGGGTCGCCGGGGATCTGGTGCTCGACGGCGAACGGATGTTCTCGGTCACCGGCACCGCCGCCCTGTTTCTGCGGGACGTGGTCGCCGTACTCGTGTTCGGCTCGGCCACCCGGTTGCTCGGCGGCATCCTCGACGGCGACCGGAACCGGCTGTTGGAGGGGGCGGCCGTCTTCGCCGTCTCGGCCGCCGCCTACTGGGCGGTGTTCAGCAGTCAGGAGGACCTGCCGATCGGGTTCGTCCTGATTCCGCTGACCGTCTGGGCGGCCATTCGGCTGCCAACCCCGATGGTGGTGCTGCACGCGGTCGTGTTCGACTGCGCGGCCCTGCTCTGGACGGTGAGCGGCCACGGCCCGTACGCCGTGGTCGCCGATGTCGAACTGCGGGCCATGCTGATCCAGCTCTACGCCGGGATCCTGGCCTGCGTCGGTCTCTCCCTCGCGTTCAGCCACGACGAACGCGACCACCTGATCGAGCGTCTCCGGGTCTCCGAGCAGGAGGCCATCGACAAGGCGACGATGATGACCACGGTGGTCAACTCGATGACCGAGGGTCTCGCCATCCTCGATCACACCGGCCGTCTGGTGCTGCGCAACCCGGCCGCCGGTCGTCTGCTCGGCTCGGCGTCGGCGGTCACCGGTGAGGTGGCGCTCGGCAGCGATCACGGGTTCTTCCAGCCGGACGGTTCCCCGCTGGCCGACACCGAACTACCGCACGTACGGGTGCTGGCCGGTCAGGACGTCGAGCCGATGGACGTGCTGGTCCGCAACTCGGCGGTGCCGGAGGGGCGGGTGGTCCGGTTCAACGCGGCCCGCCTCGCGCTCGGCACCGGCCCGTACCACGTGGTGGTGGTCTTCCATGACGTGACCGCCGACCGGCGGCACCGCGACGAGCTGATGTCGTTCGCCGGGCGGGTCGCCCACGACCTGCTGAACCCGCTCACCACCATCGAGGGCTGGGCCGAGGTGCTGGAACAGGAGCTGGCCGGGTACCGGCCGGCCGAGCGGGTGGAGCGGATCCAGCGGGCCGCCGCCCGGATGCGCACGTTCCTCAACGGGCTGCTCGCCTACACCGCGGCCCGCGACGGCAAGCTGATGCCGACCACGATCAACATGGCCCTGCTGGTCGGCGACATCATCAACAGCCGCCTCGACCAGGCCGAGAGCGTGGGCGCGGCGCCGCCGTACTTCGAGGTGGGCCGGCTCGACCCGGTCGAGGCCGACCCGGTGCTGCTGCGGCAGCTGCTGGAGAACCTGATCGACAACTCGCTGCGGACGATGGCCCCGGGCGTCGCGCCCTACCTGGCGATCTCCTGCCAGCCGGCGCCGAACGGGCTGCTGCGCATCGACATCCTGGACAACAGCCTCGGCATCCCGCCGGGCACCCGGCACGAGGTGTTCACGAACTTCCACCGGGAGAAGGGCTCGACCAACAGCAACGGCCTGGAGCTGGCCGTCTGCAAGCGGATCGTGGAACGGCACGGCGGCACGATCGAGGCGACCGCCAATCCGTACGGCCAGGGCACCCGGATGTCGTTCACGCTGCCGATGGGCCGTTCCGCCTACGCCCGGGCGCTCGCCCCGACCCGCTAG